In one window of Caenimonas aquaedulcis DNA:
- a CDS encoding fimbria/pilus periplasmic chaperone, producing the protein MIALRALLLTLTLLAVSAHGSVIIVGTRVIYPGGSRDVSVRLLNRGDRPALVQAWLDKGDSKSTPDSISVPFALNPSLTRIDPERGQVLRLTYTGEPLPQDKESVFWLNVLEVPPKATGEEASHVLQFALRTRIKLFYRPKGLKDKASDAARALQWRLVRSGGTWTAEGRNASPYFVSFAGLSVRPDAKDADALATAPGGMIEPGATQTFELANVKPALAAGGPLLLRYTFIDDYGAFVDNDTPLPESATPAPAAAPPQGK; encoded by the coding sequence ATGATCGCACTGCGCGCCCTCCTGCTCACGCTCACGCTGTTGGCCGTTTCGGCGCACGGCAGTGTCATCATCGTCGGCACCCGGGTGATCTATCCGGGCGGCTCCCGCGACGTCAGCGTCCGCCTGCTCAATCGCGGCGATCGCCCCGCCCTGGTCCAGGCCTGGCTGGACAAAGGCGATTCGAAATCCACGCCTGATTCGATCAGCGTTCCGTTCGCCTTGAACCCGTCGCTGACCCGCATCGACCCCGAACGCGGCCAGGTGCTGCGCCTCACGTACACGGGGGAGCCGCTGCCCCAGGACAAGGAATCCGTCTTCTGGCTCAACGTGCTGGAGGTGCCCCCGAAGGCAACGGGGGAAGAAGCCTCCCACGTGCTGCAGTTCGCGCTGCGCACGCGCATCAAACTCTTCTACCGGCCCAAAGGCCTGAAGGACAAGGCGTCCGACGCGGCGCGCGCACTGCAGTGGCGGCTGGTGCGTTCCGGCGGCACGTGGACAGCGGAGGGGCGAAACGCCTCCCCCTACTTCGTTTCGTTCGCGGGGCTTTCCGTCCGGCCGGATGCGAAGGATGCGGATGCGCTCGCGACCGCGCCCGGCGGAATGATCGAACCCGGAGCGACGCAGACGTTCGAGCTGGCCAACGTCAAGCCCGCTCTTGCCGCGGGAGGGCCACTGCTGCTGCGCTATACGTTCATCGACGACTACGGTGCCTTCGTTGACAACGATACGCCCCTGCCGGAGTCCGCGACCCCAGCACCTGCCGCGGCGCCGCCGCAAGGCAAGTAG
- a CDS encoding S8 family peptidase, which produces MIFKKICPPHGVGFRALLMAFALLLCGANSIAASVDPQEYLALQDEAVRLGAVRVMVNLDDAVSLGSVATSKARLQQAANSLRAELGTGAWKAGTWSNDAGQIGVNVTPQGLATLLNSKGAKSFTRDPTDKLRHRILAADGRLQAIEAAIASTGFADVEMALDVDADLDYLGDGSIAWRDAPAASAQAQAVRASLLAGLRPSAALRQAPGSAALAAARIGREDFLLLREHPRVRSLQLGAWSDPRPADWQREVIDEARVHGVVDALIELRLPSPFVMGRGFMPDAAWRKQSASLRRALEEVVANIPGAAITRDLSEWGALNVRLDPDAAIRLFANADRRVLRVSLNRADAFPLLGVSEASINMQSGWNQNYRGAGQHIVLLDTGIRKSHAFFQMNGASKVMFEGCWGTNGGGYTSPCPAQDAKGDSPLNFPASGAPPAGCSSCPQHGTHAAGIAAGRQNAAMPKSAAGATLQGVAPDAFLISAQVFSLDAAGNPGSFRDDQIAALQALSASATDATYVALLNFGDSGKNTADCPNINYTMTNLVADLHSRGIPVVAGAGNTGATLPRMGISFPACIPYVIKVPGTVNNANGNSVANGSSIAADTFTGPMLLAPGYDILSSTGTSDTSTNQFGGTSFSGPHVAGYYAAIKAAVPTWTLADATAWIYSTGSVSAPQTYSGVTYPFRRIRMP; this is translated from the coding sequence ATGATTTTCAAAAAAATCTGTCCGCCCCATGGCGTGGGCTTTCGTGCACTCTTGATGGCTTTCGCCCTGCTCCTGTGCGGTGCGAATTCAATCGCGGCCTCCGTCGACCCGCAGGAGTATCTCGCGCTGCAGGACGAGGCGGTCCGGCTCGGCGCTGTGCGGGTGATGGTCAATCTGGACGACGCCGTGTCGCTCGGCAGCGTCGCGACAAGCAAGGCCCGGCTGCAGCAGGCCGCCAACAGCTTGCGCGCTGAGTTGGGCACTGGCGCCTGGAAGGCGGGCACCTGGTCCAACGACGCCGGCCAGATCGGCGTGAACGTGACGCCGCAGGGCTTGGCAACGCTGCTGAACAGCAAGGGCGCCAAGTCATTCACCCGCGACCCAACCGACAAGCTGCGCCACCGCATCCTGGCTGCGGATGGGCGATTGCAGGCCATCGAAGCCGCCATCGCAAGCACCGGATTCGCCGACGTCGAGATGGCGCTCGATGTGGATGCCGACCTGGACTACCTGGGCGACGGCTCCATTGCGTGGCGCGATGCCCCGGCGGCATCCGCCCAGGCGCAAGCCGTTCGCGCCTCCCTGCTGGCCGGCCTGCGGCCCTCCGCGGCGCTGCGTCAGGCTCCAGGCAGCGCCGCCCTTGCCGCGGCCAGGATCGGGCGGGAAGACTTCCTGCTGTTGCGCGAACATCCCCGGGTCCGCAGCTTGCAACTCGGCGCGTGGTCGGACCCACGCCCGGCGGATTGGCAGCGCGAAGTGATCGACGAAGCCCGGGTCCACGGGGTGGTGGATGCGCTGATCGAACTGCGGCTCCCTTCGCCCTTCGTGATGGGTCGCGGGTTCATGCCTGATGCGGCGTGGCGCAAGCAGTCTGCCAGCTTGAGGCGGGCCCTCGAAGAGGTCGTGGCGAACATTCCCGGCGCGGCCATCACGCGCGACTTGAGCGAGTGGGGTGCATTGAACGTCCGGCTGGATCCGGATGCCGCCATCCGGTTGTTCGCCAACGCGGACCGGCGAGTGCTGCGCGTGAGCCTGAATCGCGCCGACGCCTTTCCCCTGCTCGGCGTCAGCGAAGCCAGCATCAACATGCAATCCGGCTGGAACCAGAACTACCGGGGCGCGGGCCAGCACATCGTGCTGCTGGACACCGGCATCCGCAAGAGCCATGCGTTCTTCCAGATGAACGGGGCCAGCAAGGTTATGTTCGAAGGCTGCTGGGGCACCAACGGGGGCGGATATACCTCACCCTGCCCTGCGCAGGATGCGAAGGGAGACAGTCCGCTCAATTTTCCGGCGTCTGGCGCGCCTCCCGCCGGCTGCTCGTCCTGCCCCCAACACGGAACGCACGCCGCCGGCATCGCGGCAGGGCGTCAGAATGCGGCAATGCCCAAGTCCGCGGCCGGCGCCACCCTGCAAGGCGTCGCGCCCGACGCCTTTCTGATTTCGGCGCAGGTGTTCTCCCTGGATGCGGCGGGCAACCCGGGCTCATTTCGTGATGACCAGATTGCCGCCCTGCAGGCGTTGAGCGCGAGCGCGACCGACGCCACGTATGTCGCGCTGCTGAACTTCGGCGATTCAGGCAAGAACACCGCCGACTGCCCGAACATCAACTACACCATGACCAACCTTGTCGCGGACCTCCACTCCCGCGGCATTCCGGTTGTCGCTGGCGCCGGAAACACCGGAGCGACCCTGCCGCGGATGGGAATCTCCTTCCCCGCCTGCATTCCATACGTCATCAAAGTCCCCGGCACCGTCAACAACGCAAACGGTAATTCGGTGGCCAACGGGTCCAGCATTGCCGCGGACACCTTCACAGGTCCCATGCTTCTCGCCCCGGGCTACGACATCCTTTCGTCGACGGGCACATCGGACACTTCGACCAACCAGTTCGGCGGCACGTCGTTTTCAGGGCCCCATGTGGCGGGCTACTATGCGGCGATCAAAGCCGCCGTGCCGACCTGGACGCTCGCAGACGCGACCGCGTGGATCTACAGCACCGGAAGCGTCAGCGCGCCCCAAACCTATTCCGGCGTCACCTACCCCTTCCGTCGCATCCGGATGCCCTGA
- a CDS encoding D-2-hydroxyacid dehydrogenase — protein MTPGHAPTHLLLSRDAAGKHADAIARAFGARPHVLVFPDDPAAVRADIAFVSREVTGLSTKHDLKPDTKRFYDALRAAPALRWVHIHSAGADRPIYVELADKGVAITTSSGGNARVVAQTAVLGLLSLARHWPLLAAAQRRREWASLYGSGLPRDIGGQTAVVVGWGPVGQEISRLLQALGLKVVVVRRGSQPAGDDLPTLTYPQLHDVLPRADWLVLACPLSDETRHLVGAREFALLPSHAGLVNVARGEVIDEPAMIAALREGRLAGAYLDVFAHEPLSADSPLWDMPNVIVTPHSAGMSDGNEGQVARIFLDNLQRWLLNEFQGDTKS, from the coding sequence GTGACGCCTGGCCACGCGCCGACCCACCTGCTGCTCTCCCGCGATGCGGCGGGCAAGCACGCGGATGCCATCGCGCGCGCGTTCGGTGCGCGTCCGCACGTGCTCGTCTTCCCGGACGATCCCGCGGCCGTGCGGGCCGACATCGCCTTCGTCTCGCGCGAGGTGACGGGCCTGTCGACCAAGCACGACCTGAAGCCCGACACGAAGCGCTTCTACGACGCGTTGCGTGCCGCGCCCGCGCTGCGATGGGTGCACATCCACTCCGCCGGCGCCGACCGGCCGATCTATGTCGAGCTCGCGGACAAGGGCGTGGCGATCACGACTTCGTCCGGCGGCAACGCGCGCGTCGTCGCGCAGACGGCCGTGCTGGGGCTGCTGTCGCTGGCGCGCCACTGGCCGCTGCTCGCCGCCGCGCAGCGGCGCAGGGAATGGGCGTCGCTCTATGGCAGCGGGCTGCCCCGCGACATCGGCGGCCAGACGGCTGTCGTCGTCGGATGGGGGCCTGTCGGCCAGGAGATCTCGCGCCTGTTGCAGGCACTCGGATTGAAGGTGGTCGTTGTCCGGCGCGGGTCGCAGCCTGCGGGCGATGACCTGCCGACCCTCACCTATCCGCAACTGCACGACGTGCTGCCGCGCGCGGACTGGCTGGTGCTGGCCTGCCCGCTATCGGACGAGACACGCCACCTGGTCGGCGCGCGCGAATTCGCGCTGCTCCCCTCGCACGCGGGCCTCGTGAACGTCGCACGCGGCGAAGTGATCGATGAACCCGCGATGATCGCCGCGCTGCGCGAAGGCCGCCTCGCGGGCGCCTACCTCGACGTCTTCGCGCATGAACCTCTGTCCGCGGACTCGCCCCTCTGGGACATGCCCAACGTGATCGTCACCCCGCATTCGGCGGGCATGTCCGACGGCAACGAAGGCCAGGTCGCACGCATATTTCTGGACAACCTGCAGCGCTGGCTGCTCAACGAATTTCAAGGAGACACCAAGTCATGA
- a CDS encoding fimbrial protein translates to MKKQLSALVAVAAIYAPLAAHASDGTINFTGKLVSTTCTVTNGGATALNVPLPPTATTSVNPTGGDTAFSLNITGCTGPTTATTYFEAGGNISASGRLINTAAATTPATGPANVELELLNGNGTTIALNAAYGSQNVTPAPITAGSAVANFIVRYYHTDATPVTAGDVLSSVTYSMVYL, encoded by the coding sequence TTGAAAAAGCAACTTTCCGCACTCGTCGCCGTCGCAGCAATCTACGCTCCACTCGCGGCCCACGCGTCCGACGGCACCATCAACTTCACCGGCAAGCTGGTCTCCACGACCTGCACGGTCACGAACGGTGGCGCCACGGCGCTGAACGTCCCGCTGCCGCCGACCGCCACCACATCCGTGAACCCCACGGGCGGCGACACGGCCTTCTCGCTGAACATCACCGGCTGCACGGGCCCCACCACGGCTACAACCTACTTCGAAGCCGGCGGGAACATCTCCGCGTCCGGCCGACTGATCAACACCGCTGCCGCCACCACGCCCGCCACCGGCCCGGCCAACGTCGAACTGGAACTGCTGAACGGAAACGGCACCACGATCGCCCTCAACGCGGCGTACGGCTCGCAAAACGTGACCCCCGCCCCCATCACCGCCGGCAGCGCCGTGGCGAACTTCATCGTGCGCTACTACCACACGGACGCCACGCCCGTGACGGCCGGCGATGTCCTGAGCTCCGTCACGTACTCGATGGTCTACCTCTGA
- a CDS encoding tripartite tricarboxylate transporter substrate binding protein translates to MKLENFVSRRTVLAGAAALMGVPAWAQAPAYPARPVRVIVAFTAGGTTDILARAVGQKLGDKLKQTFVIDNKPGGGGNIGTELAARAAPDGYTLIVDSVGPIAVNPTLYKKLNINPLVDLVPVVQIADVPNVLVVNPNVPAKTIDEFIAYAKSKPGELNYGSTGIGTSSHLSGFMLGKRVGATFTHVPYRGADALNDLLAGRVQFMFATIPSVIQHIQAGKLRAIAVTSVNRSRSMPDVPTVAERGFPGFEAGSWFGFFAPKGTPETVIMTLNKAVNEVLPSLEQQLVREGADPVGGSPEQFGAFVQKEFEKWRAVVKESGATAE, encoded by the coding sequence ATGAAGCTGGAGAATTTCGTGAGCCGCCGCACCGTCCTCGCGGGAGCCGCCGCGTTGATGGGCGTGCCCGCGTGGGCGCAGGCGCCCGCGTATCCCGCGCGGCCCGTGCGCGTGATCGTCGCCTTCACCGCCGGCGGCACGACGGACATCCTCGCGCGCGCCGTCGGGCAGAAGCTCGGCGACAAGCTCAAGCAGACCTTCGTGATCGACAACAAGCCGGGCGGCGGCGGCAACATCGGCACGGAGCTCGCCGCGCGCGCGGCGCCCGACGGCTACACGCTGATCGTGGATTCCGTCGGCCCGATCGCGGTGAACCCGACGCTCTACAAGAAGCTCAACATCAACCCGCTGGTGGACCTCGTGCCCGTCGTGCAGATCGCCGACGTGCCCAACGTGCTGGTGGTCAACCCCAACGTGCCCGCGAAGACGATCGACGAATTCATCGCCTATGCGAAATCCAAGCCCGGCGAGCTGAACTACGGCTCCACCGGCATCGGCACTTCGTCGCACCTGTCGGGCTTCATGCTCGGCAAGCGCGTGGGCGCCACCTTCACGCACGTGCCCTATCGCGGCGCGGACGCGCTGAACGACCTGCTCGCGGGCCGCGTGCAGTTCATGTTCGCGACCATTCCTTCGGTGATCCAGCACATCCAGGCCGGCAAGCTGCGCGCCATCGCTGTTACGAGCGTGAACCGGTCGCGCTCCATGCCCGACGTGCCCACAGTGGCGGAAAGGGGCTTCCCGGGCTTCGAAGCCGGGTCGTGGTTCGGCTTCTTCGCGCCCAAGGGCACGCCGGAGACCGTCATCATGACGCTGAACAAGGCGGTGAACGAAGTGCTGCCTTCGCTCGAACAGCAGCTGGTGCGCGAAGGCGCGGACCCGGTAGGCGGATCGCCCGAGCAGTTCGGCGCCTTCGTGCAGAAGGAATTCGAGAAGTGGCGCGCGGTGGTGAAGGAATCGGGCGCGACGGCGGAGTGA
- a CDS encoding isocitrate lyase/PEP mutase family protein produces MPTPNQQLRSLLKPNAGIVIPGAPNALGARIIEDAGFPVVYMTGAGVANSYLGGPDMGLISVSEMAAHVAAFRDAVSIPIIADGDTGFGNALNLVRTIKLYERAGASVIQLEDQDFPKRCGHFDNKSVIPQAEMVQKIKAAVDTRVDADFMILARTDAMAVEGIDAAIERMAAYREAGADLMFVEAPRTVDDLKRIVRELPGPHIVNIVHGGRTPMLPQGELAQIGFAGILYANAAMQSAMLAMKKTMAHLKRVGSLAGAEDAVISFDERQKFVNYAQWAQLEKKYADS; encoded by the coding sequence ATGCCCACCCCCAACCAGCAACTCCGCAGCCTCCTGAAACCCAACGCCGGCATCGTCATCCCCGGCGCGCCCAACGCCCTGGGCGCCCGCATCATCGAAGACGCGGGCTTCCCCGTGGTCTACATGACCGGCGCAGGCGTCGCGAATTCCTACCTCGGTGGCCCCGACATGGGCCTCATCTCCGTCTCCGAAATGGCCGCGCACGTGGCGGCCTTTCGCGACGCCGTGTCCATCCCCATCATCGCGGACGGCGACACCGGTTTCGGCAACGCGCTCAACCTCGTGCGCACCATCAAGCTCTACGAGCGCGCGGGCGCCTCGGTGATCCAGCTGGAGGACCAGGACTTTCCCAAGCGCTGCGGCCACTTCGACAACAAGTCGGTCATCCCCCAGGCGGAGATGGTGCAGAAGATCAAGGCCGCGGTGGACACGCGCGTCGACGCGGACTTCATGATCCTCGCGCGCACGGACGCGATGGCCGTGGAAGGCATCGACGCCGCTATAGAGCGCATGGCCGCCTACCGCGAGGCGGGCGCGGACCTGATGTTCGTCGAGGCGCCGCGAACGGTGGACGACTTGAAGCGCATCGTGCGCGAGCTGCCCGGGCCGCACATCGTGAACATCGTGCACGGGGGCCGCACGCCGATGCTGCCGCAGGGCGAGCTCGCGCAGATAGGCTTCGCGGGCATCCTCTACGCGAACGCCGCGATGCAGTCGGCGATGCTCGCGATGAAGAAGACCATGGCGCACCTCAAGCGCGTGGGCTCGCTCGCGGGCGCCGAGGACGCCGTCATCTCCTTCGACGAACGGCAGAAGTTCGTCAACTACGCCCAGTGGGCGCAGCTGGAAAAGAAGTACGCGGACAGCTGA
- a CDS encoding fimbrial protein, whose amino-acid sequence MISIPRIAGRALVAVSALAASWACHAVDGTVTINGIVTNETCTINGGGSASSFTVTLPRVSSAALASAGAVAGRTSFSLALTGCSGFSSGTVFAYFEPGPTINAAGRLINAGTATNLDIELLNSSFGSVNLMQNSGSQNATTAGVSASAATLTHYAQYRATGAVAPGTVSTSVTYTIVYP is encoded by the coding sequence ATGATCTCCATTCCAAGAATCGCGGGCCGTGCCCTCGTGGCCGTCTCGGCGCTGGCGGCCTCCTGGGCCTGCCACGCCGTCGACGGCACCGTGACGATCAATGGCATCGTCACCAACGAAACCTGCACGATCAACGGCGGCGGTTCCGCGTCGTCGTTCACCGTCACACTGCCGAGGGTGTCCTCGGCGGCGCTGGCCTCGGCGGGCGCCGTGGCGGGCCGCACTTCGTTCTCTCTGGCGCTCACGGGGTGCAGCGGGTTTTCCTCGGGCACCGTGTTCGCCTATTTCGAACCCGGCCCCACGATCAATGCCGCGGGGCGCCTCATCAACGCAGGGACGGCGACCAACCTCGACATCGAACTGCTCAACAGCAGTTTCGGCAGCGTGAACCTGATGCAGAACAGCGGCAGCCAGAACGCGACGACGGCCGGCGTTTCGGCGAGCGCGGCCACCCTGACGCACTACGCGCAATACCGGGCCACCGGCGCTGTCGCACCCGGAACGGTGAGCACGAGCGTCACCTACACCATCGTCTATCCATGA
- a CDS encoding tripartite tricarboxylate transporter substrate binding protein, producing the protein MTSLPRRALVLGSLALAYAGAFAQTGPYPSRPIKLIVGYPAGGASDVAARIIGQKLSERMGQAVVVENRAGSAGNIGADAVAKAAPDGYTLLLGTISLSVNPSLYPKMTYDPVKDLTAISMISSTPFLLVVNPATPYKTVRELLDAAKKSPGVINYATAGNGSGSHLFTELLDSTANIKLTHVPYKGAAPAMNDVLGNQVGLTFDNIITTLPLVKAGKLRPLAVSTKQRSKVAPDIPTLDESGVPGFDATAWFGLFAPAGTPHDIVTKLAQEVAVAVKDPVVNDKLLALGAEPVSSTPDAFSAFFKGEVAKWGQVVRSAKVQVE; encoded by the coding sequence ATGACATCACTACCCCGCCGCGCCCTCGTCCTGGGCAGCCTCGCGCTCGCATACGCCGGCGCATTCGCGCAAACCGGCCCCTATCCGTCCCGGCCGATCAAGCTGATCGTCGGCTACCCGGCGGGCGGCGCATCCGACGTCGCCGCGCGCATCATCGGCCAGAAGCTGAGCGAGCGCATGGGCCAGGCCGTCGTCGTGGAGAACCGCGCGGGCAGCGCGGGCAACATCGGCGCCGACGCGGTCGCGAAGGCCGCACCGGATGGCTACACGCTGCTGCTCGGCACCATCTCGCTGTCCGTCAACCCGAGCCTGTACCCCAAGATGACCTACGACCCGGTGAAGGACCTCACCGCGATCTCGATGATCTCGTCGACGCCCTTCCTGCTCGTCGTCAACCCGGCGACTCCGTACAAGACCGTGCGCGAACTGCTGGACGCCGCGAAGAAATCGCCGGGCGTCATCAACTACGCGACGGCGGGCAACGGCTCGGGCTCGCACCTCTTCACCGAACTGCTGGACAGCACGGCCAACATCAAGCTCACGCACGTGCCCTACAAGGGCGCGGCGCCGGCGATGAACGACGTGCTGGGCAACCAGGTCGGCCTCACCTTCGACAACATCATCACGACGCTGCCGCTGGTGAAGGCCGGCAAGCTGCGCCCGCTCGCAGTCAGCACGAAGCAGCGCTCCAAAGTCGCGCCCGACATCCCCACGCTGGACGAAAGCGGCGTACCCGGATTCGACGCCACTGCGTGGTTCGGCCTCTTCGCGCCGGCCGGCACGCCGCACGACATCGTGACGAAGCTCGCGCAGGAAGTGGCCGTGGCGGTGAAGGACCCGGTGGTCAACGACAAGCTGCTCGCGCTCGGCGCGGAGCCGGTGAGCAGCACCCCCGACGCCTTCAGCGCCTTCTTCAAGGGCGAAGTGGCGAAGTGGGGACAGGTGGTGCGCTCGGCGAAGGTGCAGGTCGAGTAA